The region TCGTGCAGGCGCTCGAAGCGCAGGACGGCAAACCCTTCCTGACCGATGCCTGGCAGCGCCCCGAGGGCGGCGGCGGCATTTCGCGGCTGATCGAGGAAGGCAATGTGTTCGAGCGTGGCGGCGTGAATTTTTCGCACGTCACCGGCGCTGCATTGCCGCCATCGGCCGCGGCCGCGCGCCCTGAACTCGGTGGCAAGGCGTGGGAAGCGATGGGCGTGTCGCTGGTGCTGCATCCGCGTAATCCGTATGCGCCCACGGTGCACATGAATGTACGGTTCTTCACCACCGTGAATGCCGATGGCGCACCCGTATGGTGGTTCGGCGGCGGCATGGACCTGACGCCGTATTATGGCGACGCGGACGACGTGAAGCACTTTCACCAGGTGTGCCATGATGCGCTGGCGCCGTTTGGCGACGAGCTGCATCCGAAGTTCAAGCAGTGGTGCGACGATTATTTCTACCTGAAGCACCGGCGCGAAGCGCGCGGCGCCGGTGGCATATTCTTCGACGACTTCAACGCCCTGGGCTTTGACGACAGCTTTGCCATGATGCGCAGCGCCGGCGACGCCTTCATCGACGCGTATGTACCGATCCTGGCGCGCCGCAAGGATACGCCCTACGGCGAACGCGAACGCGATTTCCAGTGCTACCGGCGTGGACGCTATGTCGAGTTCAACCTGGTGTTCGACCGCGGCACCCTGTTCGGCCTGCAGTCGGGCGGCCGCACCGAGGCGATCCTGATGTCGATGCCGCCCGTGGTCAAGTGGCGCTACGACTGGCACCCGGAAGCGGGCAGTCCCGAAGCGGCGTTGTATACTGACTTCCTCGTGCATCGCGACTGGCTGCAGGCGTGAACGAAAGTAGTATGGCGTGCGTGGCGCTGCTGGGCGGCAGCTACGATCCGGTGCACATGGGCCATGTCGCGCTGGGCACGCATTTTTCCAGCCTGCTGCACGCCGATGAACTGCGCGTGATTCCGGCCGGCGCGCCCTGGCAAAAGAGCCACCTGGGCGCCAGCGGCCAGCAGCGCGCCGAGATGGCCGGCCTGGCGTTTGCCGGCCTGCCGCTGCCGGTCGTGATCGACCGCCAGGAAATCGAGCGCAGCGAACTTGGCCAGGCCAGCTACACCATCGATACCTTGCGCCAGGTACGCGCCGAGCTGGGTGCGCGCGCTTCCATCGTTTTTTTGATGGGCGCCGACCAGCTGCAGCGGCTCGCGACATGGCGCGAATGGCAGCAATTATTTGAATACGCGCATATCTGCGTCGCGGCCCGCCCCGGCTTCGCGCTGAATGACACCGCAGTGCCGCAAGTGGTCGCCGAAGAATTTTCGCGCCGCCTGGGGTCACTGGACAGCATCCGCAACACGCCGCACGGTCTGACTTATCTGGCACAGGACTTCGCGGTGGATATCTCCGCCACCGAAATACGTGCGGCATTACAACGGGGGAATCGGGCAAACTCGCTTGTTTCCCCGCTAGTGCTAGACTATATTGAACAACATAATTTATACAAAAGCTAAATGGACATCAAAAAACTGCAAACCCTCGTCGTTGACGCCCTTGAAGACGTCAAAGGCCAAGACATCGCCGTCTTCGAAACGAGTCACCTGACCAGCCTGTTCGACCGCATCGCGATCGTCTCCGGCACCTCGAACCGTCAAACCAAGGCGCTGGCCGCCTCGGTACGCAACAAGGTCAAGGACGCCGGCGGCGACATCATCGGCATGGAAGGCGAGGACACCGGTGAATGGGTACTGGTCGATCTGGGCGACATGATCGTCCACATCATGCAAGCACCGATCCGCGCCTACTACCGCCTGGAAGAAATCTGGGGCGACACCCCGGTCAAGCTGGGCGCCGCCAAGCGCGCGCCGAAAAAAGCGACCGGCGACGAGCCGAAAAAGGTCAGCGGCCATCTGGCGGCGAGCAAGGCCAATGTGGAAGCTTCGCCCGTGATCGAGAAAAAGACGCCGGCGAAGAAAGCCACGGCAGCCACCGCCGCCAAGAAAGCCCCGGCGAAAAAAGCCACCGCTTCCAAAGCCGTCGGCAAGACCGTGAAAGTCGCGCCAACCAAGACCGAAGCGGCTGCCGTCAAAGCACTGAAAGCGCTGCCAGAGAAAAAAGTGCGCGCCCCACGCGCGGCCAAGCCGGCAGCCGATGCTGCACCGGCAAAAACCGTGATCAAGCGTATCAAAAAAGTCGAAGCGTAAGCCTCGATGCAGCTCATCATCGCTGCGGTCGGCCATAAAATGCCGGCCTGGATAGAGACGGGCTTCGCGGAATACGCGAAGCGCATGCCGCCGGAATTGCGCATCGTGCTGAAAGAAATCAAGCCGGTGGAGCGTTCCGGCAGCAAGACCGCCGCCACGGCGATGGCGCTGGAACGCGAACGCATCGAAGCCGTCCTGCCCAAGGGCGTGCGCATCATCGCCCTCGACGAACGCGGCAAGGATCTGACCAGTGTCGGCCTGTCGCAGCAGTTGATGACGTGGCAGCAGGATGGCCGCGATACCGCCTTTTTGATCGGCGGCGCCGACGGCCTCGATCCGCAACTCAAGGCACGTGCCGAAGGCATGCTGCGCATTTCCAGCATGACCCTGCCGCACGGCGTGGTGCGCGTGATCCTCGCCGAGCAGCTCTATCGGGCCTGGTCGATCACGCAAAACCACCCCTATCACCGCGTCTGAACTCCCCCATGAAAACGGCTGATCACAAGATCTACCTCGCCTCCAAAAGCCCGCGCCGGCGCGAACTGCTGCGCCAGATCGGCATCGATTTCGAATTGCTGCTGCTGCGCAGCGACGGCCCGCGCGGCGCCGACGTCACCGAGGAAGTCCTCCCCGGCGAATCGGCGCTCGACTATGTCGCCCGCGTGTCGAATGAAAAAGCCGCCTTTGCCTGGGACCTGGTGCGCCGCCGCCACCTGACCCCGCGCCCCGTGCTGGCGGCCGACACCACGGTCACCATCGATGGCGTCATCCTCGGCAAGCCGGCCGACCGCGCGGAAGCGGTGGCCATGCTGCAGCAGCTGTCTGGCCGCACGCACGAGGTGCTCACCTCGATCGCCGTGCACTACAAGGATTTCGCCGAACAGCGCACGCAGGTGTCGCAAGTGCGCTTCGGCGTGCTCTCGCCCGCCTCAATCGCCGCCTACTGCGCCACGCCCGAGCCGTACGACAAGGCCGGCGCCTACGGCATCCAGGGCAGCGCCGCGCTGTTCGTCGAGCACATCGAAGGCAGCCATTCCGGCATCATGGGCCTGCCCCTGTACGAGACGGCGCAATTGCTGCGTGAAGCAGGTTTGCCCCTGCCCTGATCCCGGGTATGATGTCATTCGTTGCCTCCACTCCCGCGCCCCCATGAACGAAGACATCCTGATCAATATCACGCCGCAAGAAACGCGCGTCGCCCTCATCCTGCAGGGCGCCGTGCAGGAATTGCACATCGAGCGCACGCTCACGCGCGGCCTGGCCGGCAATGTGTATTCCGGCAAAGTGGTGCGCGTATTGCCGGGCATGCAGTCAGCCTTCATCGACATCGGCCTGGAACGCGCCGCCTTTTTGCACGTGGCCGACATCTGGGAAGCGCGCGGCCACGACGGCCAGAACGCCACACCGGCGCCGATAGAAAAAATCCTCTTCGACGGCCAGGTGCTGACGGTGCAGGTGATCAAGGACCCGATCGGCACCAAGGGCGCGCGCCTGTCGACGCAGATTTCCATCGCCGGGCGCATGCTGGTGTACCTGCCGCAAGACAAGCACATCGGCATTTCGCAGAAAATCGAAAAGGAAGCGGAACGCGAGCAGTTGCGCGTGCGCCTGCAAAGCCTGCTGCCGCCCGACGAAAAGGGCGGCTACATCGTGCGCACCATGGCCGAGGACGCTTCCGACGCGGACCTGAAGGCGGACGTCGACTACCTGCGCAAAACCTGGAGCACCATCACGCACGGCGCGCGCACGCGTCCCGCCACCAGCCTGCTGCACCAGGATTTGAGCCTGGCGCAGCGCGTGCTGCGCGACTTCGTCGGCGATGAAACGGCCACCATCCAGGTCGACTCGCGCGAAAACTACGTGAAATTGCGCGAATTCGCGGAAATCTACACGCCCAGCGAACTGACGCGCCTGCAGCACTACACGGGCGAGCGCCCATTGTTCGACCTGTATGGCGTGGAAGAGGAAATCTTGCGCGCGCTGGGCCGCCGGGTCGACCTGAAATCGGGCGGCTACCTGATCGTCGACCAGACGGAAGCGATGACCACCATCGACGTCAACACGGGCGGCTTTGTGGGCGGGCGCAATTTCGCCGACACGATCTTCAAGACCAACCTGGAAGCGGCGCACGCCATCGCCCGCCAGCTGCGCCTGCGCAACCTGGGCGGCATCATCATCCTCGACTTCATCGACATGGACAACGCCGAGCACCGCAACGCCGTGCTGGCCGAACTCAAACGCACCTTGTCACGCGACCGCACCAAGGTTTCGGTGAGCAATTTCTCGCCGCTGGGCCTGGTGGAAATGACGCGCAAGCGCACGCGCGAATCGCTGGCCCACATCCTGTGCGAACCATGCCCCGCCTGCGCCGGCAAGGGCCAGGTGAAAACCTCGCGCACCATCTGCTATGAAATCCTGCGCGAACTGCTGCGCGAAGCAAAACAGTTCAATCCGCGCGAATTCCGCATCCTCGCCTCGCAGGAAGTCGTGGATCTGTTCCTGGAAGAGGAATCGCAGCACCTGGCCATGCTCGGTGACTTCATCGGCAAGAAAATCTCGCTGCAGGTGGAGAACGCCTACCATCAGGAGCAGTACGACGTGATTTTGATGTAGTCATGCCGGGCACCACCGCCTTCTGGCGCGACCCGGCTCTGCCCCACGTGGAAAGCCGGCGCGCCTGCCACAGCCGGGCGTGCTACAAACCGCACAGCCATCCCACGTTTTCCATCGGCGCCGTCGATGCGGGTGGCAGCATCTTTACGGGCAGCCAGGATGGCCAGGCCGTGCTCGGCAATGGCAGCCTGGTGCTGGTGCCGGCCAGCTGCGTGCACGCCTGCAATCCCCTGCCTGGCGCCCTGTGGAGCTACCAGATGCTGCATCTTGATGCGCACTGGCTGCAAGCGCACGCGCCGGCGCTCGATGGCGACACGGCGCGCGTGCTGCATTGCCCTGTGCTGTACGCGCAGTTTTGCGCCATGAATGCGCTGCTGTTTTCAAGGGCCAGCGCGGCGGAGAAAAATGCGGCACTGCTGGTGTTCCTCGGCGCCTGCGCCAGCGCCGGTGCGGATCCGCTGCCGTCTGAACGCAAGCCGCTACCGCGGCAGCTGGCGCCCGTGCTCGAAACGCTGCAGGCGCAGCCCTCGGCCAGCCTGCGGCAACTGGCGCAAGCGGCAGGCCTGAGTCCTTTCCAATTGATCCGCGCCTTTCGCGCCGCCACAGGCCTGACGCCGCATGCCTACCAGTTGAACGCGCACGTGAACCGCGCGCGCAGCCGCTTGCAGGCTGGGACGGCTTTGGCGCAGCTGGCGCATGAACTGGGCTTTGCGGACCAGAGCCATTTTCAGCGCGTGTTCAAAGCCCATACAGGCATCACGCCGGGACGCTACCGCTAAGCTGCAATTTTCTTCAATACAGGCCGCCGCCTGCCCCTGCATACTCGCGCTTCGCCATTGCCGGAGCCGAACCCCATGCAGGATTTCCTCTTCATCGCCGCTGCCCACTTTCTGTCCCTGCTGTCGCCCGGTCCCGATTTTTTCCTGATCGCGCGCACCTCGCTGGCCCACGGCTGGCGCGGCGCCGCCGGCACATGCGTGGGCATTACCGTGGCCAATGCCGTGTTTATCGTGGCGGCGTTTGGCGGACTGTCGGTGCTAAAGGCGGACAGTATGGCATTCATGGTGGTGCGGCTGGCGGGATGCGCCTATCTGCTGTACCTGGGCTGGCTATTCCTGCGCCATGCGGGCAAGAGCAACCTGGAGGCGGGGTCCGCCACCGGCAAGGCGCGCTGGCGCGGCGGTGTCGCGATGGGGTTTGTCTCGGCCATCCTGAACCCGAAGAACGCGCTGTTCTACGTCAGCCTGGCCACCGTGCTGGCTGGCAGGCAGACGAGTCCCGCCGCGATGGCGGCGTATGGCGCGTGGATGGTGTTTGCCGTGCTGGCGTGGGATATGGCGGTGGCGCTGGCGATAGGCAGCGCCGCCCTGCGGCAGCGCTTTGCCCGCGCGCTGCCGTCGCTGGAACGGCTGTCGGGCGTGATGCTGATCGTGCTGGCGGTCGTGTTACTGATTCAAGCTGGCAATGGATCCAGGTAAAACACGGCGTACACTTTCAGCGGCGTCGTTTCCGTCGCTTTTTCCGAGCGCACGACGGAGCAGTCGTCGGCAGCCAGGCTGCGCCAGTTCTGGATGCCCGCCTTGGCGAACATCGCGTGCGCGGGAGCATTCGCGGCCAGGTCCAGCACCAGGCAGGCGTTGCGCGGACCGGCGCCATAGTTGACGGCGCGGATCTCGATGCCGAAGGTCGTCATCCACGGTTCCCACAATCCCTTTTCCTTGCCGGCCGCGATGCGGTCGAGCATCTCGCCAAACGTCAAACCTTTTTTGACGGTATCGCGCAGTGCCTGCAGCGACGTCGCCAGGCGCGGGTCGGGCTGCTTGTTGCCGGCGCGAATCTCGGCGATCGCCTTCAATTCCTTGATGATGGCCGCATCGCGCTCCGTGTAGTCGCGCATGCGCGCGTAAAACTCGGCGTCGAGGAAGGGATTGACGGTCAGCTTGGCGACGCCCTCTTCGCGGCGTTTCGGGGAAGGCGTGTTGGTTTTGGTCATGGCGATAGAGGGGCAAAATACGTTGAGGGGCGCCAGTGTACCACCTTGCAGCGACGCGGCCCCAGGCGCGGCCTCAGCCCCGGGGAGCGGCCGTCGATTCGCGCACCACCAGTTCAGGTTTCAGGCGCACGTCCAGCACGGGGGAATCGGGCGAGTCGATGGTTTGCAGGATCAGCCGGGCCGCTTCCGTGCCGATGCCGTGGTGGCGGATGCGGATGGTGGTCAGCGGCGGACGGATCATGTCCATGTAGGGCATGTCGTTATGGCCCACGATGGAAATATCTTCGGGACAACTCAAGCCCAGTTCACGGATGGCGTCGTAGCAGCCGAGGGCCACCAGGTCGCTGCCAGTCACCACGGCCGTCGTCCGCGGGGACTGGCGCAGCAGTTCCAGCAGGGCCGCCTTGCCGCATTCGCGCGAATAGCCGCTGCTTTCAAACACGAACGCTTGTGAGGGATCGAGTTCGCTGGCCTGGATGGCGGCCAGGAAACCAAGGCGGCGCACATGGCCGGTGGACAGGTTTTCCGGGCCGGCGATGTGCGCGATATGGCGGTGGCCCAGCGCCAGCAAGTGCTCCACGGCCAGGCGCATGCCCACCACGTCGTCGCTGACGACGCAGGAAGCGACTCCCGTCTCGTCGCTGCGGTTGACGGTAACCACGGGCACGTTCTGGTCGATGCACATCTTGATGACGGGATCGTCGCGGCGCGCCGTGGCCAGGATCAGGCCGTCAACCTGCTGCCCCAGCAGACGGTTGATGACGAACAGCTGCTCTTGCTCGTCGGCGCCCACATTGGCGACGATGGCCAGGTAGCCATGCTTGCGCAAGCCTTCCTCGATGCCCAGCAGGATAGGCGGAAACACCGCGTTGGTAATGTCGGGCAAGACTACGCCGATGATGCGCGACTTGCGCGTGACGAGGGTGGAGGCGGCACGGTTGGGCCGGTAGCCGAGGCGGCCCGCTTCGGCCAGCACGCGCGCGGCCACCTCGACGCTGACCATTTGCCGCGTTTCCGGGTTCATCACGCGCGAGACGGTGGAAAAGTGCACGCCGCTGGCCCGCGCGACGTCGCTTAAGGTGGGGTTCTTGTTTGTCATGGGCTTCCCGGATCGCAATACCGTGATTTTATCGTAAAAATTCCGCTTCCCGTCAAAAACCGAGCAAACGCTTGCATTAGAATAAAGGGGCTACCCAAAGCGGTTTTGGTACTCTTAAGCACAATCCAGCCTTGACAGCGTGCAAACGCTTGCATACCATGGCTCGGACTTACCACTCGGGCCATGCATGCCCTTCCCAGAATTCCTATGTCTACTTCCCACAGCAAGCACGCCGAACAGAACGGCGAAACCTTCAACCTGAAAGAAGCCGCCCTCGCCTATCACGCCGAACCTCGCGCAGGCAAGATTTCCGTCACGCCAACCAAACCGCTGGGCGACGCCCGCGCGCTGACCCTGGCGTACTCGCCGGGCGTGGCCTTCGCCTGCGAAGCCATCGTGGAAGATCCGCGCACGGCCGGCATCTACACCTCGCGCAGCAACCTGGTGGCCGTGATCACCAATGGCACGGCCGTGCTGGGCCTGGGTGATATCGGTCCGCTGGCCAGCAAACCGGTGATGGAAGGCAAGGCATGCCTGTTCAAGCAATTCGCCGACGTCGATGTATTCGACATCGAACTGGCCGAGAACGATCCCGACCTGTTCATCGACACCGTGGTGCGCATGGAGCCGACCTTCGGCGGCATCAACCTGGAAGACATCAAGGCGCCGGACTGCTTCTACATCGAGCAGCAATTGCGCAAGCGCATGAACATTCCCGTCTTCCACGACGACCAGCACGGCACGGCCATCATCGTCGCGGCCGGCATCCTGAACGGCCTGGAACTGGTGGGCAAGGATATCGGCAACGTCAAGGTGGCCGTCTCGGGCGCGGGCGCCGCCTCCATCGCCTGCCTGGACCTGCTCGTTTCGCTGGGCCTGAACAAATCCTTGCTGAAGGTATGCGACAGCCAGGGCGTGATCTACCCGGGCCGCGATGCGAGCATGGAAGAGAACAAGGCGCGCTACGCGAACGACACCAGCGACCGCGACCTGGCCGACGCCATGGTCGGCGCCGACATCTTCATCGGCGTCTCGAAGGGCGGAGTGGTCAGCGCGCAGATGGTCGAATCGATGGCCGCCAAGCCATTGATCTTCGCCCTGGCCAATCCGCATCCGGAAATCGCCCCGGAAAAAGTGCACGCCGTGCGCGACGACGCCATCGTGGCCACGGGCCGCTCGGACTACCCGAACCAGATCAACAACGTGCTGTGCTTCCCGTACATCTTCCGTGGCGCGCTCGACGTGGGCGCCACCACCATCAATGAAGAGATGAAGCTGGCCTGCGTGCGCGCCATCGCCGCGCTGGCCAAGGAGCCGTTGCCGGGTCACGAAAGCAGCGCCTTGAGCCCGCTGCAACTGATACCGTCGCCGTTCGACGAGCGTCTGCGCAGCTGGGTCGCGCCTGCCGTGTCGCAAGCGGCCATCGCCACCGGCGTCGCCACCCGCGTGCCGGCCAGCGCCTGAGACGCATGACAGGCCTTGCGGCCTTGGCAAAATAACAGCAAGTTACCATTGCTTACAAAAAAACCATGGCTAAAAACCATGGTTTTTTCTATTTCCCCCTTGATATCGCCAATATAGTTGCCGATGGGCAAATCCCCACGGACATTTTTGTTGCCACCTTCGATTACAATGACGCCTACTTTATGTTGCTACAGTTGCCATAATGGCGACGACGTGCGTTACCAAGGATATTCATGCTCGGCTTGACTTCTGTTTGTGTTTTTCTCTTTTCGGCATTGGCGCTGGCTGTCAACAGCGGGTATTCCCTTGGCGCGCTGGTGCTGCTGCTGGCCAGCAGCTGGCTGCTATGGAAACGCCCCCGCCTGCATCTGCAGCGCCGGGACTATCTGCTGTTGGGCGTGATGCTGGCCTACTTCCTTACTTTCA is a window of Janthinobacterium rivuli DNA encoding:
- the hemF gene encoding oxygen-dependent coproporphyrinogen oxidase, with the translated sequence MSSTPSPSAVKAYLLDLQNRIVQALEAQDGKPFLTDAWQRPEGGGGISRLIEEGNVFERGGVNFSHVTGAALPPSAAAARPELGGKAWEAMGVSLVLHPRNPYAPTVHMNVRFFTTVNADGAPVWWFGGGMDLTPYYGDADDVKHFHQVCHDALAPFGDELHPKFKQWCDDYFYLKHRREARGAGGIFFDDFNALGFDDSFAMMRSAGDAFIDAYVPILARRKDTPYGERERDFQCYRRGRYVEFNLVFDRGTLFGLQSGGRTEAILMSMPPVVKWRYDWHPEAGSPEAALYTDFLVHRDWLQA
- the nadD gene encoding nicotinate (nicotinamide) nucleotide adenylyltransferase, whose translation is MACVALLGGSYDPVHMGHVALGTHFSSLLHADELRVIPAGAPWQKSHLGASGQQRAEMAGLAFAGLPLPVVIDRQEIERSELGQASYTIDTLRQVRAELGARASIVFLMGADQLQRLATWREWQQLFEYAHICVAARPGFALNDTAVPQVVAEEFSRRLGSLDSIRNTPHGLTYLAQDFAVDISATEIRAALQRGNRANSLVSPLVLDYIEQHNLYKS
- the rsfS gene encoding ribosome silencing factor, whose protein sequence is MDIKKLQTLVVDALEDVKGQDIAVFETSHLTSLFDRIAIVSGTSNRQTKALAASVRNKVKDAGGDIIGMEGEDTGEWVLVDLGDMIVHIMQAPIRAYYRLEEIWGDTPVKLGAAKRAPKKATGDEPKKVSGHLAASKANVEASPVIEKKTPAKKATAATAAKKAPAKKATASKAVGKTVKVAPTKTEAAAVKALKALPEKKVRAPRAAKPAADAAPAKTVIKRIKKVEA
- the rlmH gene encoding 23S rRNA (pseudouridine(1915)-N(3))-methyltransferase RlmH, with amino-acid sequence MQLIIAAVGHKMPAWIETGFAEYAKRMPPELRIVLKEIKPVERSGSKTAATAMALERERIEAVLPKGVRIIALDERGKDLTSVGLSQQLMTWQQDGRDTAFLIGGADGLDPQLKARAEGMLRISSMTLPHGVVRVILAEQLYRAWSITQNHPYHRV
- a CDS encoding Maf family protein; translation: MKTADHKIYLASKSPRRRELLRQIGIDFELLLLRSDGPRGADVTEEVLPGESALDYVARVSNEKAAFAWDLVRRRHLTPRPVLAADTTVTIDGVILGKPADRAEAVAMLQQLSGRTHEVLTSIAVHYKDFAEQRTQVSQVRFGVLSPASIAAYCATPEPYDKAGAYGIQGSAALFVEHIEGSHSGIMGLPLYETAQLLREAGLPLP
- the rng gene encoding ribonuclease G; the encoded protein is MNEDILINITPQETRVALILQGAVQELHIERTLTRGLAGNVYSGKVVRVLPGMQSAFIDIGLERAAFLHVADIWEARGHDGQNATPAPIEKILFDGQVLTVQVIKDPIGTKGARLSTQISIAGRMLVYLPQDKHIGISQKIEKEAEREQLRVRLQSLLPPDEKGGYIVRTMAEDASDADLKADVDYLRKTWSTITHGARTRPATSLLHQDLSLAQRVLRDFVGDETATIQVDSRENYVKLREFAEIYTPSELTRLQHYTGERPLFDLYGVEEEILRALGRRVDLKSGGYLIVDQTEAMTTIDVNTGGFVGGRNFADTIFKTNLEAAHAIARQLRLRNLGGIIILDFIDMDNAEHRNAVLAELKRTLSRDRTKVSVSNFSPLGLVEMTRKRTRESLAHILCEPCPACAGKGQVKTSRTICYEILRELLREAKQFNPREFRILASQEVVDLFLEEESQHLAMLGDFIGKKISLQVENAYHQEQYDVILM
- a CDS encoding AraC family transcriptional regulator, translating into MPGTTAFWRDPALPHVESRRACHSRACYKPHSHPTFSIGAVDAGGSIFTGSQDGQAVLGNGSLVLVPASCVHACNPLPGALWSYQMLHLDAHWLQAHAPALDGDTARVLHCPVLYAQFCAMNALLFSRASAAEKNAALLVFLGACASAGADPLPSERKPLPRQLAPVLETLQAQPSASLRQLAQAAGLSPFQLIRAFRAATGLTPHAYQLNAHVNRARSRLQAGTALAQLAHELGFADQSHFQRVFKAHTGITPGRYR
- a CDS encoding LysE family translocator produces the protein MQDFLFIAAAHFLSLLSPGPDFFLIARTSLAHGWRGAAGTCVGITVANAVFIVAAFGGLSVLKADSMAFMVVRLAGCAYLLYLGWLFLRHAGKSNLEAGSATGKARWRGGVAMGFVSAILNPKNALFYVSLATVLAGRQTSPAAMAAYGAWMVFAVLAWDMAVALAIGSAALRQRFARALPSLERLSGVMLIVLAVVLLIQAGNGSR
- a CDS encoding LacI family DNA-binding transcriptional regulator; translated protein: MTNKNPTLSDVARASGVHFSTVSRVMNPETRQMVSVEVAARVLAEAGRLGYRPNRAASTLVTRKSRIIGVVLPDITNAVFPPILLGIEEGLRKHGYLAIVANVGADEQEQLFVINRLLGQQVDGLILATARRDDPVIKMCIDQNVPVVTVNRSDETGVASCVVSDDVVGMRLAVEHLLALGHRHIAHIAGPENLSTGHVRRLGFLAAIQASELDPSQAFVFESSGYSRECGKAALLELLRQSPRTTAVVTGSDLVALGCYDAIRELGLSCPEDISIVGHNDMPYMDMIRPPLTTIRIRHHGIGTEAARLILQTIDSPDSPVLDVRLKPELVVRESTAAPRG